The following are from one region of the Actinomyces sp. oral taxon 897 genome:
- a CDS encoding sialate O-acetylesterase — MTSALTLATPFTDHLVLQQGRPVRVWGRASPGADIEVSLLAGQDATEQVLAGAVGRSDAAGRWETVLEPQEAARGLRLWVSDGEMSVLCEDVAVGEVWVAGGQSNMEYLLGFDAEYEALSALAPDPDVRFLDVAKTCYPGQLEEHDYSAFSHWHTATYEDLPWFSAVPYFLATRLSRRLGVPVGVIGCTWGGTPGTTWCPAQSLRGTGAQVWLTEYEQAAARTTPHAHLAAARRSRMIDLSRPFADPRFVRMMYPGYSRLAQRLITPTFRYLTPLPLGPAHPGRPGGLFETMVSQVAGYTARGLLWYQGESDWPHPQAYADVMGAVVSSWRQAWGEDLPFLAVELAPLQEWLGTSGDAFPLIRAAQAQVADTVPGVWLATNGDGGMRWDIHPKRKRPVAERLTLLALRHVYDQDVDADAPVARRAVRRGRQVVIEVDHGQGLVVDAGRVGGQGPVVGPGRGGSGWVADAGRGGRVADADRVGGLGRQVAGVLAGHWPAAGRRDSSQVDEGPGVVELTVYPPSGVPRLRARGHVEGDRLVVRAPVPVGSQIRYAWSGWFTTVVRNGAGIPMRPFCLVVQE, encoded by the coding sequence ATGACCAGCGCCCTGACCCTTGCCACCCCCTTCACCGACCACCTGGTCCTCCAGCAGGGCAGGCCGGTCCGGGTCTGGGGGCGTGCCTCGCCCGGGGCCGACATCGAGGTGAGCCTGCTGGCCGGCCAGGACGCCACGGAGCAGGTGCTGGCCGGCGCCGTCGGGAGGAGCGACGCGGCAGGACGCTGGGAGACCGTGCTGGAGCCCCAGGAGGCGGCACGCGGGCTGCGGCTGTGGGTGTCGGACGGGGAGATGAGCGTCCTGTGCGAGGACGTGGCCGTGGGGGAGGTCTGGGTCGCGGGCGGGCAGTCCAATATGGAGTACCTCCTGGGCTTTGACGCGGAGTACGAGGCCCTGAGCGCCCTGGCGCCCGACCCTGACGTGCGTTTCCTGGACGTGGCCAAGACCTGTTACCCGGGCCAGCTGGAGGAGCACGACTACTCCGCCTTCAGCCACTGGCACACCGCCACCTACGAGGACCTCCCCTGGTTCTCCGCCGTCCCCTACTTCCTGGCCACGAGGCTGTCGCGGCGCCTGGGGGTGCCGGTCGGCGTCATCGGCTGCACCTGGGGCGGGACCCCCGGCACGACCTGGTGCCCCGCGCAGAGCCTGCGGGGCACGGGCGCGCAGGTGTGGCTCACCGAGTACGAGCAGGCCGCCGCGCGCACCACGCCGCACGCCCACCTGGCCGCCGCGCGCCGCTCGCGGATGATCGACCTGTCCCGGCCCTTCGCGGACCCCCGGTTCGTCAGGATGATGTACCCGGGCTACTCGCGCCTGGCCCAGCGCCTCATCACCCCCACCTTCCGGTACCTCACGCCCCTGCCGCTGGGTCCCGCCCACCCCGGCCGCCCCGGGGGCCTGTTCGAGACCATGGTCAGCCAGGTCGCCGGGTACACCGCCCGCGGCCTGCTGTGGTACCAGGGGGAGTCCGACTGGCCGCACCCCCAGGCCTACGCCGACGTCATGGGCGCCGTCGTCTCCTCCTGGCGCCAGGCCTGGGGGGAGGACCTGCCCTTCCTGGCCGTCGAGCTGGCGCCCCTCCAGGAGTGGCTGGGCACCTCGGGCGACGCCTTCCCCCTGATCCGGGCGGCCCAGGCGCAGGTGGCCGACACCGTCCCGGGCGTGTGGCTGGCTACCAACGGCGACGGCGGCATGCGCTGGGACATCCACCCCAAGCGCAAGCGGCCCGTGGCCGAGCGGCTCACCCTCCTGGCGCTGCGGCACGTCTACGACCAGGACGTGGACGCCGATGCCCCGGTGGCGCGGCGGGCCGTGCGCCGCGGCAGGCAGGTGGTCATTGAGGTCGACCACGGCCAGGGGCTGGTGGTTGATGCTGGTCGGGTTGGTGGGCAGGGGCCGGTGGTTGGCCCTGGTCGTGGTGGGTCGGGGTGGGTGGCTGATGCTGGTCGTGGTGGGCGGGTGGCCGATGCCGACCGGGTCGGCGGCCTGGGCCGCCAGGTGGCTGGCGTCCTGGCTGGGCACTGGCCTGCTGCCGGGCGTCGGGACTCTTCGCAGGTGGATGAGGGCCCCGGCGTCGTGGAGCTCACCGTCTACCCGCCGTCGGGAGTGCCCAGGCTGCGCGCTCGCGGCCACGTGGAGGGTGACCGCCTGGTCGTCCGGGCCCCGGTGCCGGTGGGCAGCCAGATTCGTTACGCCTGGTCAGGCTGGTTCACCACGGTGGTGCGCAATGGCGCCGGGATCCCCATGCGCCCCTTCTGCCTGGTCGTGCAGGAGTAA
- a CDS encoding lysylphosphatidylglycerol synthase transmembrane domain-containing protein gives MTDTAPAPEAAPTPPTSPVGIPRIGVTPTTTPEPKQPAPRSSTLLVDAAPRRTHRAEDLLDLGLAVLGIASLVVLSIYASSTTRAVTNDVQNVLTGVLGRILVLPIQTIEGLVTFVVPMAVLIECLLRRSWRSAGESAAAAAIGFASGNLVLRMINTWGPDSLVRGLTVVVSGHSRVGISVIFSGLAALLTMAGERRSSPVVRYSWVALWTITTLSVLRGAIPLAGVLISVLLGRGIGLALRYVFGVRDERAFGIAFIRALRRAGIDAARVVRLDVAPDVRAWRVTTQSPLGYTEQVREAPLIIPRATPEEPLGPGAQDDSPRPDEDGQDAAGDTESTEPAETIVPDPQVDLDAVLTEASSTALSQEALSDHRLYAVWDTSGIRRDVTVLDADRQVAGFVSTLWDRMRIRGLAPSSRDMSVRSAAEHTALMTLSARRANVRVPGLTGMAESGESMLMVSDHIVGARPLGEVTPTSGLLDDLWEQVRRAHAAGLAHRAIDATSTVVDVSGRVWLLDWEDGETISSELSRRMDLAQTLALTASVAGVEEAIASASRALTTAQVASIAPMLQAVVLPRSTREAMGRRGTLLQELRDALVTLTPTAHAEPAKVQRFSPRTVIMAVIGMVAIWTLLAQMNFEQVSAAVQDANLWWILGALVFSLTTYLGAGLALVAFSPLRLSVWRCTEVHLASSVVSLVAPAGMGGAAVNLRYLNRQGVSTAIGVATVALVQVVQFAVTAILLVVVAAATGQSATLSLPSGWIMVSAVVLVAVAGVVGLVPRLRSWVWSKLEPTYRQVWPRLVWVLTNPARLVVGIGGTMLLTAFYILSFAASLWAFGYTLPFSVLAITYLASNTVGSVVPSPGGIGPVEVALTAGLVAAGIPSGVALSTAIVYRVVTFWIPIPAGWLSLQRLQKAGDL, from the coding sequence ATGACCGACACGGCACCAGCACCCGAGGCGGCGCCCACGCCGCCCACCTCCCCGGTGGGAATCCCCCGGATCGGGGTGACGCCCACGACCACCCCCGAGCCCAAGCAGCCCGCCCCGCGCTCCAGCACGCTCCTGGTGGACGCGGCCCCACGGCGCACCCACCGTGCCGAGGATCTCCTGGACCTGGGCCTGGCAGTCCTGGGGATCGCGTCCCTGGTGGTCCTGTCGATCTACGCCAGCTCCACCACCAGGGCGGTGACCAACGACGTCCAGAACGTCCTGACCGGCGTGCTCGGCAGGATCCTGGTCCTGCCTATCCAGACCATTGAGGGCCTGGTGACCTTCGTCGTGCCCATGGCGGTACTCATCGAGTGCCTCCTGAGGCGCTCCTGGCGCAGCGCCGGGGAGTCGGCCGCCGCCGCCGCCATCGGCTTCGCCTCGGGCAACCTGGTCCTGCGGATGATCAACACCTGGGGGCCGGACTCCCTGGTGCGCGGGCTGACGGTCGTCGTCAGCGGCCACAGCCGGGTCGGTATCTCGGTGATCTTCTCCGGGCTGGCCGCCCTGCTGACCATGGCCGGGGAACGGCGCAGCTCACCGGTGGTGCGCTACTCCTGGGTGGCCCTGTGGACGATCACCACCCTGTCGGTCCTGCGGGGAGCCATACCGCTGGCCGGGGTCCTCATCTCCGTGCTCCTGGGGCGGGGGATCGGCCTGGCCCTGCGCTACGTCTTCGGGGTACGCGACGAGCGGGCCTTCGGGATCGCCTTCATCCGGGCCCTGCGCCGGGCCGGGATCGACGCCGCCCGGGTGGTACGCCTCGACGTCGCCCCCGACGTCCGGGCCTGGAGGGTCACCACCCAGAGCCCCCTGGGCTACACCGAGCAGGTCCGGGAGGCGCCCCTGATCATCCCCCGGGCCACGCCGGAGGAGCCCCTGGGCCCGGGGGCGCAGGACGACTCCCCCCGCCCGGACGAGGACGGCCAGGACGCCGCCGGGGACACGGAGTCCACGGAGCCCGCGGAGACCATCGTTCCCGACCCGCAGGTGGACCTGGACGCCGTCCTGACCGAGGCCTCCTCCACCGCGCTGTCCCAGGAGGCCCTGTCCGACCACCGCCTCTACGCCGTGTGGGACACCAGCGGCATCCGCCGCGACGTCACCGTCCTGGACGCCGACCGGCAGGTGGCCGGGTTCGTGTCCACCCTGTGGGACCGTATGCGTATCCGCGGCCTGGCCCCCAGCAGCCGGGACATGTCGGTGCGCTCGGCGGCCGAGCACACCGCCCTCATGACCCTGTCGGCCCGACGCGCCAACGTCCGCGTCCCCGGCCTGACGGGAATGGCCGAGTCCGGGGAGTCCATGCTCATGGTCAGCGACCACATCGTGGGCGCCCGCCCCCTGGGCGAGGTCACGCCCACCTCGGGCCTCCTGGACGACCTGTGGGAGCAGGTGCGCCGCGCCCACGCCGCCGGGCTGGCGCACCGGGCCATTGACGCCACCTCCACGGTGGTGGACGTCTCCGGCCGCGTCTGGCTCCTGGACTGGGAGGACGGGGAGACCATCTCCAGTGAGCTCTCCCGGCGCATGGACCTGGCCCAGACCCTGGCGCTGACGGCCTCCGTGGCGGGCGTGGAGGAGGCGATCGCCTCGGCCTCCCGGGCGCTGACGACGGCGCAGGTCGCCTCCATCGCCCCCATGCTCCAGGCGGTGGTGCTGCCCCGTTCCACGCGCGAGGCCATGGGACGACGCGGCACGCTCCTCCAGGAGCTGCGTGACGCCCTGGTGACCCTGACCCCGACGGCGCACGCCGAGCCCGCCAAGGTCCAGCGCTTCAGCCCGCGCACGGTCATTATGGCGGTCATTGGCATGGTGGCGATCTGGACGCTGCTGGCCCAGATGAACTTCGAGCAGGTCAGCGCCGCCGTGCAGGACGCGAACCTGTGGTGGATCCTGGGGGCGCTGGTCTTCTCCCTGACCACCTACCTGGGGGCGGGCCTGGCCCTGGTGGCCTTCTCCCCGTTGCGTCTGAGCGTGTGGCGCTGCACCGAGGTGCACCTGGCCTCCTCGGTGGTGAGCCTGGTGGCCCCGGCGGGCATGGGCGGTGCGGCCGTCAACCTGCGCTACCTCAACCGGCAGGGCGTGAGCACGGCCATTGGCGTGGCCACCGTCGCCCTGGTGCAGGTGGTCCAGTTCGCGGTGACCGCGATCCTGCTGGTCGTGGTGGCGGCGGCCACCGGGCAGTCGGCCACCCTGTCACTGCCCTCGGGCTGGATCATGGTGTCCGCCGTCGTCCTGGTGGCGGTGGCGGGGGTCGTGGGCCTGGTGCCACGGCTGCGTTCCTGGGTGTGGTCCAAGCTGGAGCCGACCTACCGCCAGGTCTGGCCGCGTCTGGTGTGGGTGCTGACCAACCCGGCCCGGCTGGTCGTGGGGATCGGCGGCACCATGCTGCTGACCGCCTTCTACATCCTGTCCTTCGCGGCGAGCCTGTGGGCCTTCGGTTACACCCTGCCGTTCTCCGTCCTGGCTATCACCTACCTGGCCTCCAACACGGTGGGCTCGGTGGTGCCCTCCCCCGGCGGCATCGGCCCGGTCGAGGTGGCGCTGACGGCGGGCCTGGTGGCCGCGGGCATCCCCTCGGGTGTGGCGCTGTCCACGGCGATCGTCTACCGGGTGGTCACCTTCTGGATCCCCATCCCGGCGGGGTGGCTGAGCCTCCAGCGCCTCCAGAAGGCCGGGGACCTGTAG
- a CDS encoding cation-translocating P-type ATPase yields the protein MPATRQTAPPTGSYHAFVADSYHRDAAAIARELGTDPDRGLSGPEAARRLEADGPNELPSSPPPPAWRRFLEQFADPLVYLLLAAIVISVIAWILEGAHGVPVDAVVVAAVVVLNAVLGFVQESRAADAVAALSAMTRATSTVLRDGARVEVPSADLVVGDVLLLGEGDQVGADARLVSAASLRVIESSLTGEADAVSKSSAAVAPDAVLAERTGNVYRGTSVAQGTGRAVVTATGADTEMGAIAAMLDAAPDTPTPLSREIAQISKMLGVVVVVIAVVVVGTLLALSPTHEADTIIDALLLGVSLAVAAVPEGLPAILSVVLALGVQRMALHQAVVKKLTSVETLGSASVICSDKTGTLTKSEMTIQEVVTASGSMVVTGIGYAPEGDVAPDADRDGRPDVEPLSDALRDEVTVVLSGGAMASDAQLSQEDGVWRVLGDPTEGAFLVAERKLGTEGSRQGRFTRIGEVPFTSERKLMSVVYADAAHDTTVMLSKGAPDVLLERCTHVRVDGVAQELTPGLREHFTAEITGMSSRALRTLAVAYRDLSDDEVAAARAGGEGDEDRFDQVEKGLTLAGVVGIIDPPRPEAADAVAEAHRAGVRVLMITGDHPATAGRIATDLGIVGPGARVLTGRELSGMDAPALRAAVREVSVYARVAPEHKMRIVSALQAQGHTVSMTGDGVNDAPALRAADIGVAMGVTGTQVTKEAATMVLADDNFATIVAAIREGRRIFDNIKKFLRYLLSSNMGEVMTVFGGVVLAGVIGLSEHASGSGVVLPLVATQILWINLVTDSAPALAMGVDPSVEDVMARPPRRPTDRVVDGSMWGGILLIGLVMGAAVLATIDLFLPGGLIDTSLSTDSLETARTAGFTTLVLAQLFNTVNSRSESVSAFRNLFVNRWLWGSIALGVVLQVAVVEVPLLQAAFSTTSLDLTHWVVCVAMASLVLWVDEARKLVHRARRR from the coding sequence CGCCTTCGTGGCCGACTCCTACCACCGGGACGCCGCCGCCATCGCCCGTGAGCTCGGCACCGACCCCGACCGGGGCCTGAGCGGCCCCGAGGCCGCCCGCCGCCTGGAGGCCGACGGCCCCAACGAGCTGCCCTCCTCCCCGCCGCCTCCCGCCTGGCGCCGCTTCCTGGAGCAGTTCGCCGACCCCCTGGTCTACCTCCTCCTGGCCGCCATCGTCATCTCCGTGATCGCCTGGATCCTGGAGGGGGCGCACGGGGTGCCCGTGGACGCCGTCGTGGTGGCCGCCGTCGTGGTCCTCAACGCGGTCCTGGGGTTCGTCCAGGAGAGCCGGGCGGCCGACGCCGTCGCCGCCCTGAGCGCCATGACCCGCGCCACATCCACGGTCCTGCGTGACGGCGCCCGCGTGGAGGTCCCCAGCGCCGACCTGGTGGTGGGCGACGTCCTGCTCCTGGGCGAGGGCGACCAGGTGGGGGCCGACGCCCGCCTGGTGAGCGCCGCCTCCCTGCGCGTCATTGAGTCCTCCCTGACCGGTGAGGCCGACGCCGTGAGCAAGTCCTCGGCCGCCGTCGCCCCCGACGCGGTCCTGGCCGAGCGCACCGGCAACGTCTACCGCGGCACCTCCGTGGCCCAGGGCACCGGCCGCGCCGTGGTCACCGCCACGGGCGCCGACACCGAGATGGGGGCCATTGCCGCCATGCTCGACGCCGCCCCGGACACCCCCACCCCGCTGAGCCGGGAGATCGCCCAGATCTCCAAGATGCTGGGGGTGGTCGTGGTGGTCATCGCGGTGGTCGTGGTGGGCACCCTGCTGGCCCTGAGCCCCACCCACGAGGCCGACACCATTATCGACGCCCTCCTGCTGGGGGTCTCCCTGGCGGTGGCGGCCGTGCCCGAGGGGCTGCCCGCGATCCTGTCGGTGGTCCTGGCCCTGGGTGTGCAGCGCATGGCCCTGCACCAGGCCGTGGTCAAGAAGCTCACCAGCGTGGAGACCCTGGGGTCGGCGTCGGTCATCTGCTCGGACAAGACCGGGACCCTGACCAAGTCGGAGATGACCATCCAGGAGGTCGTCACCGCCTCGGGCTCCATGGTGGTCACCGGTATCGGCTACGCCCCCGAGGGGGACGTGGCCCCCGACGCGGACCGGGACGGCCGCCCCGACGTCGAGCCCCTGTCCGACGCCCTGCGTGACGAGGTGACCGTGGTCCTCTCCGGGGGCGCCATGGCCTCGGACGCCCAGCTGTCCCAGGAGGACGGGGTGTGGCGGGTGCTGGGCGACCCCACCGAGGGCGCCTTCCTGGTGGCCGAGCGCAAGCTGGGGACCGAGGGCTCCCGCCAGGGCCGCTTCACCCGGATCGGTGAGGTGCCCTTCACCTCCGAGCGCAAGCTCATGAGCGTGGTCTACGCCGACGCCGCCCACGACACCACCGTCATGCTCTCCAAGGGCGCCCCGGACGTGCTCCTGGAGCGCTGCACCCACGTGCGTGTGGACGGCGTCGCCCAGGAGCTGACCCCGGGCCTGCGTGAGCACTTCACGGCCGAGATCACGGGCATGTCCTCGCGGGCCCTGCGCACCCTGGCGGTGGCCTACCGGGACCTGTCGGACGACGAGGTGGCGGCCGCCCGGGCCGGGGGCGAGGGGGACGAGGACCGGTTCGACCAGGTGGAGAAGGGGCTGACCCTGGCCGGTGTGGTCGGCATTATCGACCCCCCGCGCCCGGAGGCGGCCGACGCCGTCGCCGAGGCCCACCGGGCGGGCGTGCGCGTGCTCATGATCACCGGCGACCACCCCGCCACGGCCGGGCGCATCGCCACCGACCTGGGGATCGTGGGGCCGGGCGCCCGGGTGCTCACCGGCCGTGAGCTCTCCGGCATGGACGCCCCCGCCCTGCGCGCCGCCGTGCGCGAGGTGAGCGTGTACGCGCGCGTGGCCCCCGAGCACAAGATGCGGATCGTCTCAGCCCTCCAGGCCCAGGGGCACACCGTGTCCATGACGGGCGACGGCGTCAACGACGCCCCCGCCCTGCGCGCCGCCGACATCGGCGTGGCCATGGGCGTCACCGGCACCCAGGTGACCAAGGAGGCCGCCACCATGGTCCTGGCGGACGACAACTTCGCCACCATTGTGGCGGCGATCCGCGAGGGGCGCCGGATCTTCGACAACATCAAGAAGTTCCTGCGCTACCTGCTGTCGTCCAACATGGGCGAGGTCATGACCGTCTTCGGCGGGGTGGTCCTGGCCGGGGTCATCGGCCTGTCCGAGCACGCCAGCGGCTCCGGCGTCGTCCTGCCCCTGGTGGCCACCCAGATCCTGTGGATCAACCTGGTCACCGACTCCGCCCCGGCCCTGGCCATGGGCGTGGACCCCAGCGTGGAGGACGTCATGGCACGCCCGCCGCGCCGCCCCACCGACCGCGTGGTGGACGGCTCCATGTGGGGCGGCATCCTGCTGATCGGCCTGGTCATGGGCGCGGCGGTGCTGGCCACCATTGACCTGTTCCTGCCCGGCGGGCTCATTGACACGTCTCTGTCCACCGACTCCCTGGAGACGGCGCGCACGGCGGGCTTCACCACCCTGGTCCTGGCCCAGCTGTTCAACACGGTCAACTCCCGCTCGGAGAGCGTCAGCGCCTTCAGGAACCTGTTCGTCAACAGGTGGCTGTGGGGGTCGATCGCCCTGGGCGTGGTGCTGCAGGTGGCGGTGGTGGAGGTGCCCCTCCTCCAGGCGGCCTTCTCCACGACGTCGCTGGACCTGACCCACTGGGTGGTCTGCGTGGCCATGGCCTCCCTGGTGCTGTGGGTCGACGAGGCGCGCAAGCTCGTCCACCGCGCCCGACGCCGCTAG